One Campylobacter sputorum subsp. sputorum DNA segment encodes these proteins:
- a CDS encoding glycine zipper 2TM domain-containing protein: protein MKKIFCILTCFCVLGFAKTIQIDVTKVIPLYEKQASNPNCDTSGFSDENNILGTVIGGVAGGVLGNQIGGGTGKTIATIVGATAGGYAGNKVQGNMKSKNNCDNATQREVLTGYKNIGYYNGKEYYEISNKKLNSITIEVR from the coding sequence ATGAAAAAGATATTTTGTATTTTAACATGCTTTTGTGTTTTAGGTTTTGCAAAAACAATACAAATTGATGTTACAAAAGTAATTCCTCTTTATGAAAAACAAGCATCTAACCCAAATTGTGATACGAGCGGTTTTTCTGATGAAAATAATATTTTAGGAACTGTAATAGGCGGTGTAGCTGGTGGTGTTTTAGGCAATCAAATAGGCGGTGGAACAGGAAAAACAATAGCTACTATAGTAGGTGCTACGGCTGGCGGTTATGCCGGAAATAAAGTTCAGGGAAATATGAAATCAAAAAATAATTGTGATAATGCAACGCAAAGAGAAGTTTTAACTGGATATAAAAATATCGGATATTATAATGGTAAAGAGTATTATGAAATTTCAAATAAAAAACTAAATAGCATAACAATAGAAGTTAGATAA
- the rpiB gene encoding ribose 5-phosphate isomerase B, producing MKIKEIFIASDHAGFEAKEYTKNLLLKLSYNVVDLGCDNADVSVDYPDFAKLLSLKITDSEIYGVLICGSGIGISIAANRHNHIRCALCHDTYTAKLSRLHNDANVLAFGGRILGIGEIKDIVETFFSTEFEGGRHQRRIDKLKV from the coding sequence ATGAAAATAAAAGAAATTTTTATAGCAAGTGATCATGCTGGGTTTGAGGCTAAAGAATATACTAAAAATTTACTCTTAAAACTTAGCTATAATGTAGTTGATTTAGGATGTGATAATGCTGATGTAAGCGTGGATTATCCAGATTTTGCTAAACTTCTTAGTCTAAAAATAACAGATAGTGAAATTTATGGAGTTTTGATTTGTGGTAGTGGGATAGGAATTTCAATTGCCGCAAATAGACACAATCATATTAGGTGTGCATTATGTCACGACACTTATACTGCAAAACTTTCAAGACTTCATAATGATGCTAATGTTCTTGCTTTTGGCGGTAGAATTTTAGGCATTGGCGAGATAAAAGATATAGTTGAAACTTTCTTTTCTACCGAATTTGAAGGTGGAAGACATCAACGCCGAATAGATAAGTTAAAGGTTTGA
- a CDS encoding adenine phosphoribosyltransferase, which translates to MKDLDKKSKQYLLDSIRDVKDFPKPGVVFKDITTLLNNKDAFNLLLDHLSSRYNDKNIDFIAGIESRGFIFAAALCARLKIGFVPIRKPKKLPYMTISQKYSLEYGVDEIEIHVDAFGGIKNARVLLIDDLIATGGTAKASVDLIKQAGGSCIEACFLIDLLDLGGSEDLKNMVNVYSVLEV; encoded by the coding sequence ATGAAAGATCTGGATAAAAAAAGCAAACAATATCTTCTTGATAGTATAAGAGATGTTAAGGATTTCCCAAAACCTGGAGTTGTTTTTAAAGATATTACTACACTATTAAACAATAAAGACGCATTTAATCTTTTGTTAGATCACTTAAGCAGTAGATATAATGATAAAAATATTGATTTTATAGCCGGCATAGAAAGTAGAGGCTTTATCTTTGCTGCAGCACTTTGTGCAAGACTTAAAATAGGCTTTGTACCAATCAGAAAACCTAAAAAACTTCCCTATATGACTATCTCTCAAAAGTATTCATTGGAGTATGGTGTTGATGAGATAGAAATTCATGTTGATGCTTTTGGCGGGATAAAAAACGCAAGAGTATTGCTAATAGACGATCTTATAGCAACTGGTGGAACAGCAAAAGCATCTGTTGATTTGATAAAACAAGCTGGCGGAAGTTGCATAGAAGCGTGCTTTTTGATAGATCTTCTTGATTTGGGCGGAAGCGAGGATTTAAAAAATATGGTTAATGTTTATAGCGTATTAGAGGTATAG
- a CDS encoding DedA family protein: MENYLKEIMLEYHQYAYLILFFWCILEGELALILGGILAHEGHVNLGLAIFIAGIGGFMGDQIYFYIGRYNKKYITKKLHSQRRKFAVAHLLLQKYGWPVIFLQRYMYGFRTIIPMSIGITRYNAKKFAFINLISAWIWAAFTITLAWYFGQQIWDMVTFIESKWYFAVPIILLIVVGFFYTMKKIEAKILNERKYRKNAISI; this comes from the coding sequence ATGGAGAATTATCTAAAAGAGATAATGCTAGAATATCATCAATATGCATATTTGATACTATTTTTTTGGTGTATTTTAGAAGGAGAACTTGCCTTAATACTTGGTGGGATACTAGCTCATGAAGGACATGTAAATTTAGGTCTTGCTATTTTTATAGCAGGAATTGGTGGCTTTATGGGGGATCAAATTTATTTTTATATAGGAAGATACAATAAAAAATATATAACTAAAAAACTTCACTCTCAAAGGCGCAAATTTGCAGTTGCTCACTTACTTCTTCAAAAATATGGTTGGCCTGTGATTTTTTTACAAAGATATATGTATGGATTTAGAACTATTATACCTATGAGTATAGGCATAACAAGATATAATGCAAAAAAATTTGCTTTTATAAATTTAATAAGTGCTTGGATTTGGGCAGCATTTACCATAACTTTAGCTTGGTATTTTGGTCAGCAAATTTGGGATATGGTAACATTTATAGAATCTAAGTGGTATTTTGCTGTTCCTATAATACTACTCATAGTCGTTGGTTTTTTTTACACTATGAAAAAAATAGAAGCAAAAATTTTAAACGAAAGGAAGTATAGAAAAAATGCAATTTCAATTTGA
- a CDS encoding leucyl aminopeptidase, which yields MQFQFENKSITSIKADIEIIFIIDKNLKHKFIQDNNEFKFFNYKGDSELFLNDKKRLYIGLKSIEYDELRVACAKAFNVLKNLNIKSAKIAIYASKCIKMSVQSIVEGFELSSHTFDKYKSDKKSVTLNKIIFSNDEYNDKKITKDEVEDGISHGLIMAKAVNFTKDIVNEIPEIYTPIKMAEDAKTLAKTLKNVECNVFDESFLKKEKMNAFLAVNRSSTNPPRLIHLIYKPKKPLKRIIFVGKGLTYDSGGLSLKPSDYMVTMKSDKSGAAATLGIIKGASELELPFEIHAILGATENMIGGNSFKPDDVLISRSGVSIEVRNTDAEGRLVLADCLSYAQDFKPDILIDMATLTGACVVGLGEYTSGILGNNDELKYKFKTLIKKSGELATVLDFNAYLSELIKSNIADVSNNASSRYGGSITAGLFLDKFIKDEYKDKWIHLDIAGPAYVEKAWGYNTFGASGAGVRMNLYFMQELAKEI from the coding sequence ATGCAATTTCAATTTGAAAATAAAAGTATTACATCTATAAAAGCTGATATTGAAATTATTTTTATAATAGATAAAAACTTAAAACATAAATTTATACAAGATAATAATGAGTTTAAATTTTTTAATTATAAAGGCGATTCGGAGCTATTTTTAAATGACAAAAAAAGATTATATATAGGTCTTAAAAGTATTGAATATGATGAGTTAAGAGTGGCTTGTGCCAAAGCTTTTAATGTGCTTAAAAATTTAAATATAAAAAGTGCAAAAATAGCAATATATGCTAGTAAGTGCATAAAAATGAGCGTGCAAAGTATAGTTGAGGGGTTTGAACTATCAAGCCATACTTTTGATAAATATAAAAGCGATAAAAAAAGCGTTACTTTGAATAAAATTATTTTTTCCAATGATGAGTATAATGACAAAAAAATAACAAAAGATGAAGTTGAAGATGGTATTTCTCATGGTCTTATAATGGCAAAAGCTGTAAATTTCACAAAAGATATAGTAAATGAAATCCCTGAAATTTACACCCCTATCAAAATGGCAGAAGATGCGAAAACTCTTGCAAAAACTTTAAAAAATGTTGAGTGCAATGTGTTTGATGAAAGCTTTTTGAAAAAAGAAAAAATGAATGCTTTTTTAGCGGTAAATCGCTCAAGCACAAATCCTCCTCGTCTCATACATTTAATTTATAAACCAAAAAAACCTCTTAAAAGAATTATTTTTGTTGGTAAAGGTTTAACATATGATAGTGGAGGGCTTAGCTTAAAACCAAGTGATTATATGGTTACTATGAAGAGTGATAAAAGTGGTGCAGCTGCGACACTTGGGATTATAAAAGGTGCAAGTGAGCTTGAACTACCATTTGAAATTCACGCTATTTTAGGTGCAACTGAAAATATGATAGGTGGAAATTCATTTAAGCCAGATGATGTCTTGATATCAAGAAGCGGTGTAAGCATAGAAGTAAGAAATACCGATGCCGAGGGTAGGCTTGTTTTGGCTGATTGTCTTAGTTACGCTCAAGATTTTAAACCAGATATACTTATAGATATGGCTACATTAACCGGAGCCTGCGTTGTTGGACTTGGGGAATATACTAGTGGAATTTTAGGCAACAACGATGAATTAAAGTATAAATTTAAAACACTTATAAAAAAAAGCGGAGAGCTTGCAACGGTGCTAGATTTTAATGCGTACCTAAGCGAGCTTATAAAAAGCAATATCGCAGATGTGAGTAATAACGCATCTAGTAGATATGGCGGATCAATCACTGCAGGACTATTTTTAGATAAATTTATAAAAGATGAGTATAAAGATAAGTGGATTCATCTTGATATTGCTGGACCTGCTTATGTTGAAAAAGCTTGGGGATACAATACTTTTGGTGCAAGTGGAGCTGGAGTTAGAATGAATCTGTATTTTATGCAAGAGTTGGCAAAGGAGATATAA
- the ychF gene encoding redox-regulated ATPase YchF, whose amino-acid sequence MGLGVGIVGLPNVGKSTTFNALTKAQNAEAANYPFCTIEPNKAVVPVPDFRLNELAKIVNPNRIVHSMVEFVDIAGLVKGASKGEGLGNKFLSNIREVEVILHMLRCFENENITHVEGSIDPIRDIGIIETELILADIEQLSKKITRLEKDAKSGQKGAKESLGIANELIEHLNNGKNASSFDKKDDEVFISLNKELRLLSGKEVIYVANVDEDAIVEDNKYVKNVREYAAKSGHEVVKICSKIEEDMIGLEDEEAIEFLESIGGEISGLNQIIRTAFRKLNLINYFTAGVQEVRAWTITNGWKAPKAASVIHNDFEKGFIKAEVISYDDFITYKGESGAKEAGKLRLEGKEYIVADGDVMHFRFNV is encoded by the coding sequence ATGGGACTTGGTGTTGGCATAGTAGGACTTCCAAATGTTGGAAAATCAACAACTTTCAATGCTCTTACAAAAGCACAAAATGCTGAGGCTGCAAACTATCCTTTTTGTACTATTGAGCCAAATAAAGCCGTAGTTCCTGTGCCTGATTTTAGACTAAATGAACTTGCAAAGATAGTAAATCCAAATCGCATAGTTCATTCTATGGTGGAATTTGTAGATATTGCCGGTCTTGTAAAGGGTGCAAGTAAAGGCGAGGGACTTGGTAATAAATTTCTTTCAAATATCAGAGAAGTTGAAGTTATATTGCATATGTTAAGATGTTTTGAAAACGAAAATATCACTCATGTTGAAGGAAGCATAGATCCTATAAGAGATATTGGCATTATAGAAACAGAACTTATTTTAGCAGATATTGAACAACTTAGTAAAAAAATAACTAGATTAGAAAAAGACGCAAAAAGCGGTCAAAAAGGTGCAAAAGAATCTCTTGGTATAGCAAATGAACTGATAGAACATTTAAATAATGGAAAAAATGCATCGTCTTTTGATAAAAAAGATGATGAAGTTTTTATATCTTTAAATAAAGAGTTAAGACTTCTTTCCGGAAAAGAAGTTATTTATGTTGCAAATGTTGATGAAGATGCTATTGTAGAAGACAATAAATATGTAAAAAATGTTAGAGAATATGCTGCAAAAAGCGGTCATGAAGTTGTAAAAATTTGTTCTAAAATAGAAGAAGATATGATAGGACTTGAAGATGAAGAGGCTATTGAGTTTTTAGAATCAATTGGTGGCGAAATTAGTGGATTAAATCAAATTATTAGAACAGCTTTTAGAAAATTAAATTTAATAAACTATTTTACAGCTGGAGTTCAAGAAGTTAGGGCTTGGACTATCACAAATGGTTGGAAGGCACCAAAAGCAGCCTCTGTTATACATAATGATTTTGAAAAAGGTTTTATAAAAGCCGAAGTTATAAGTTATGATGATTTTATCACTTATAAAGGCGAAAGTGGTGCAAAAGAGGCTGGAAAGTTAAGATTAGAGGGTAAAGAATATATAGTAGCCGATGGCGATGTAATGCACTTTAGATTTAATGTTTAG
- a CDS encoding M28 family peptidase translates to MKKVMDYFKEICAIPHASFQTDELKEYLLKHCEKCGFETKVDEAGNIYAIKGDPKICLQSHYDMVCVGDAPNLVLEQKDGFLSAKNSSLGADNGIGVAISMVMMEEFKNLEVIFTNNEEVGLWGAAKFNYKIKSGKILNLDSEEDDRVSIGCAGSVDMYANKIIKKIPYNGFVYELNLSGFPGGHSGTQIDQNIPNAIKFLVKFIKENNGKISKFDGGERRNSIAANASAIAVFDTEIKNTPEYIKANLIGKQECEIYNFSDELLNMLVLFSQGVRSYNKELKIPGDSINLSTAKEKDDKFEVLFFARSMSKNGLENSKFETKTLCECFGFDFKSQNQTTPWNPQVNEFSEIVLKALKKYSPNAKFAAVHAGLECGVFIGKDESLLATSIGPNIFNPHSINEKVELKSVDIIEKAVRDILKDIGA, encoded by the coding sequence ATGAAAAAAGTTATGGATTATTTTAAAGAAATTTGTGCGATTCCACACGCTAGTTTTCAAACAGATGAATTAAAAGAATATTTGTTAAAACATTGTGAGAAGTGTGGTTTTGAGACCAAAGTTGATGAAGCTGGAAACATTTATGCTATAAAAGGCGATCCAAAAATATGTCTGCAAAGCCATTATGATATGGTATGTGTTGGAGATGCACCAAATTTAGTTTTAGAGCAAAAAGATGGATTTTTAAGTGCAAAAAACTCAAGCTTAGGAGCAGACAATGGAATCGGTGTTGCGATAAGTATGGTTATGATGGAAGAGTTTAAAAATTTAGAAGTTATTTTTACAAACAATGAAGAAGTTGGACTTTGGGGAGCTGCTAAATTTAACTATAAAATAAAAAGCGGTAAAATTTTAAACCTTGATAGCGAAGAAGATGATAGAGTTTCCATAGGTTGTGCAGGAAGCGTGGATATGTATGCAAACAAAATTATCAAAAAAATACCTTACAACGGATTTGTTTATGAGCTTAATTTAAGTGGTTTTCCAGGCGGTCATAGTGGCACACAAATAGACCAAAACATACCAAATGCAATAAAATTTCTAGTTAAATTTATAAAAGAAAATAACGGAAAGATATCTAAATTTGATGGTGGCGAAAGAAGAAACTCAATTGCAGCAAATGCTAGTGCAATAGCGGTTTTTGATACAGAGATAAAAAACACGCCAGAATATATAAAAGCAAATTTAATTGGAAAACAAGAGTGCGAAATTTATAATTTTAGTGATGAGTTACTAAATATGCTTGTGCTTTTTTCACAAGGCGTTAGAAGTTATAATAAAGAGTTAAAAATACCAGGAGATAGTATAAATTTATCAACTGCAAAAGAAAAAGATGATAAATTTGAAGTGTTGTTTTTTGCAAGATCAATGAGTAAAAACGGCTTGGAAAATAGCAAATTTGAAACAAAAACTCTATGTGAGTGCTTTGGTTTTGATTTTAAATCCCAAAACCAAACAACGCCTTGGAATCCTCAAGTAAACGAATTTAGTGAAATTGTATTAAAAGCCCTTAAAAAATACTCACCAAATGCCAAATTTGCAGCAGTTCATGCTGGTCTTGAATGTGGTGTTTTTATAGGCAAAGATGAGAGTTTGCTTGCAACTTCCATAGGACCAAATATATTTAATCCTCATAGCATAAACGAAAAAGTAGAATTAAAATCGGTTGATATTATAGAAAAAGCAGTTAGAGATATATTAAAAGATATCGGTGCATAA
- the nth gene encoding endonuclease III, which produces MNKKDILTIKSRLIENYKDAKSELKFNNLYELIVCVMLSAQCTDKRVNLITPSLFENYPDVISLSKANLNSLKTIINSCSFFNNKASNLIKMAKNVVENFNSEIPLNEKDLMSLEGVGQKTAHVVLLEWQNENVMAVDTHVFRVAHRLNLSKAKTPQNTELDLTRLFKTDLNKLHQAMVLFGRYVCKAIKPQCDKCILNDICKSKDKNI; this is translated from the coding sequence ATGAATAAAAAAGATATTTTAACAATAAAATCTCGTCTTATAGAAAATTATAAAGATGCAAAAAGCGAACTTAAATTTAATAACCTTTATGAACTCATAGTATGCGTTATGCTCTCGGCACAATGCACTGATAAAAGGGTAAATTTAATAACTCCTAGTTTGTTTGAAAATTATCCAGATGTCATATCGCTTTCAAAAGCAAATTTAAATAGTCTTAAAACAATCATAAATTCATGTAGTTTTTTTAACAACAAAGCTTCAAATTTAATAAAAATGGCAAAAAATGTGGTTGAAAATTTTAACTCAGAAATTCCATTAAACGAAAAAGACTTAATGAGTTTAGAGGGTGTTGGACAAAAAACAGCACATGTTGTATTGCTTGAGTGGCAAAATGAAAATGTAATGGCTGTTGATACGCATGTTTTTAGGGTTGCTCATAGACTAAATTTAAGCAAGGCAAAAACCCCACAAAACACAGAACTTGATCTTACAAGATTATTTAAAACTGATCTTAATAAACTTCATCAAGCTATGGTGCTTTTTGGAAGATATGTTTGTAAAGCCATAAAACCGCAATGTGATAAATGCATTTTAAACGATATTTGCAAAAGTAAAGATAAAAACATTTAA
- a CDS encoding peptidylprolyl isomerase gives MKKLVFTTLSLATAISLNAAVLATVNGQDITSEELEAIPGIQLNKMSPEHKKQLIDQAIEYKLIVDDAKKTGIQKEPEYTKSLKNLEEKVMADIYMKKIFDGIKVSDADIKKFYDTNKDRLFKRPGQSKAKHILFALDNEKGAKDAIKSLQAFKGKDLENKFAELAKEKSIDGGSARQGGELGWFEKSKMVKPFADAVESLKKGELTKNPVKSQFGYHVILKEDERPEGTIPYNDVKDEIENSLKLQQFKGKMQGKIQDLKQKAKITYSK, from the coding sequence ATGAAAAAATTAGTTTTTACAACACTTAGTTTAGCTACGGCTATTAGTTTAAATGCAGCAGTTTTAGCAACTGTTAATGGTCAAGATATTACATCTGAAGAACTTGAGGCAATCCCTGGTATACAATTAAATAAAATGTCACCAGAGCATAAAAAACAACTTATTGATCAAGCAATAGAATATAAACTTATAGTAGATGATGCTAAAAAAACCGGTATTCAAAAAGAGCCTGAATATACAAAATCTTTAAAAAATTTAGAAGAAAAAGTAATGGCTGATATTTATATGAAAAAGATTTTTGATGGTATAAAAGTTAGTGACGCAGATATTAAAAAATTTTATGATACAAACAAAGATAGACTTTTTAAAAGACCTGGACAATCAAAAGCTAAACATATATTATTTGCCCTAGATAATGAAAAAGGAGCAAAAGACGCTATAAAATCATTACAAGCATTTAAAGGTAAAGATTTAGAAAATAAATTTGCAGAGCTTGCTAAAGAAAAATCAATAGATGGTGGAAGTGCAAGACAAGGCGGAGAGCTTGGTTGGTTTGAGAAATCAAAGATGGTAAAACCTTTTGCTGATGCTGTAGAAAGTCTTAAAAAAGGCGAACTTACTAAAAATCCAGTAAAATCACAATTTGGTTATCATGTTATATTAAAAGAAGATGAAAGACCAGAAGGAACAATACCTTATAATGATGTAAAAGATGAAATAGAAAATTCGCTTAAATTACAACAATTCAAAGGCAAAATGCAAGGTAAGATTCAAGATTTAAAACAAAAAGCAAAAATAACTTATTCTAAATAA
- the fbaA gene encoding class II fructose-bisphosphate aldolase, translating to MGVLDIVKPGVLFGNDVVKLYDYAKENGFAIPAVNVVGSNSINAVLETAKKVNSPVIIQFSNGGASFYAGKGCPNASVIGGIAGAKHVHILSEHYGIPVILHTDHAARKLLPWIDGLVEANKIYFSRHKKPLFSSHMLDLSEESLDENLTTCEEYFKIFKELGVAIEIELGVTGGEEDGVDNTSVDNALLYTQPKDVALAYERLSKVGDAFSIAASFGNVHGVYKPGNVVLRPEILSNSQKYLKEKLNLKDDKPVKFVFHGGSGSEIRDIKDAVRYGVVKMNIDTDTQWAFWDGVREYELENRAYLQGQIGNPDGEDKPNKKYYDPRKWLRCAEESVIKRLSVAYENLNCVNKN from the coding sequence ATGGGCGTTTTAGATATAGTAAAACCAGGTGTGTTATTTGGTAATGATGTTGTTAAACTATATGATTATGCTAAAGAAAATGGCTTTGCGATTCCTGCTGTAAATGTGGTTGGTAGCAACTCTATAAATGCGGTTTTAGAAACAGCTAAGAAAGTTAATTCGCCCGTTATTATCCAATTTTCAAATGGAGGGGCTAGTTTTTATGCAGGAAAAGGGTGTCCAAATGCCAGTGTGATAGGCGGGATTGCAGGAGCAAAACATGTTCATATTTTATCTGAGCATTATGGGATTCCAGTTATTTTGCATACAGATCATGCTGCAAGAAAACTACTTCCTTGGATAGATGGTTTAGTTGAGGCAAATAAAATATATTTTTCTAGGCATAAAAAACCACTTTTTAGCTCTCATATGCTTGATTTAAGCGAAGAAAGTTTAGATGAAAATTTAACAACTTGTGAAGAATATTTTAAAATTTTTAAAGAACTTGGTGTTGCAATAGAAATTGAACTTGGAGTAACTGGTGGCGAAGAAGATGGTGTTGATAATACTAGCGTTGACAATGCACTTTTATATACACAGCCAAAAGATGTAGCTTTGGCGTATGAAAGACTTTCTAAGGTAGGAGATGCTTTTAGTATAGCTGCTAGTTTTGGTAATGTTCATGGTGTTTATAAACCGGGAAATGTTGTTTTAAGACCTGAGATTTTATCTAATTCTCAAAAATATCTAAAAGAAAAATTAAATTTAAAAGATGACAAACCTGTTAAATTTGTTTTTCATGGTGGAAGCGGAAGTGAGATAAGAGACATAAAAGACGCTGTAAGATATGGCGTTGTTAAAATGAATATAGACACAGATACTCAGTGGGCATTTTGGGATGGCGTAAGAGAATACGAACTTGAAAATAGAGCTTATTTACAAGGTCAAATCGGCAATCCAGATGGCGAAGATAAGCCAAATAAAAAATATTACGATCCTAGAAAATGGCTAAGATGTGCCGAAGAAAGCGTTATAAAAAGACTTAGTGTGGCTTACGAAAATTTAAATTGTGTCAATAAAAATTAA
- a CDS encoding MotA/TolQ/ExbB proton channel family protein, whose protein sequence is MDLKNDAFSELNLSEIQASQTRLVYFKIIVLPTIFYIVFLLGYFKYINFEVGLHTVIMMGVIYIVSLIFARHSAELGCSIFEHQLDEFKKDLRKYIIKNLLTIAGEKRSNAGFDEFVENHSRHARNEHFASVGAVVFPMLGILGTFISIAISMPKFETENFGNLEIEISGLLSGVGTAFYISIYGIFLALWWLFFEKYGMSRFEKIINRLRNDTSGFFWTKEDIEQRYLSESLKHFDKIGVIFGYVANQEFFNELNNSVEKKFETFKNILLTEEKAVKLSSEHIKHTSDMLLRSQRDQKDIVKVHAEMLNILHAFSSNLKELQLDFSKQYTRLHDLSEDRLSKIEKIISTFEENIYKFNLSLNKFSENILDKQKISMEGFQKSIFEGMKSFKEVFEKENSDIYDTNSQEMIGEYKKNVDKLDEEVNKVLDKINKLDEDMSQESSK, encoded by the coding sequence ATGGATTTGAAAAATGATGCATTTTCCGAGTTAAATTTAAGTGAAATTCAGGCTAGTCAAACTAGATTGGTTTATTTTAAAATTATAGTTTTGCCTACGATTTTTTATATTGTTTTTTTATTAGGATATTTTAAATACATAAATTTTGAAGTTGGTTTGCATACTGTAATTATGATGGGTGTTATTTATATTGTATCTTTGATTTTTGCAAGACATAGCGCAGAACTTGGATGCAGTATTTTCGAACATCAACTTGATGAATTTAAAAAAGATTTAAGAAAATACATCATAAAAAATTTACTTACAATAGCTGGTGAAAAAAGATCAAATGCCGGTTTTGATGAATTTGTAGAAAACCATTCAAGACATGCAAGAAATGAGCATTTTGCATCTGTTGGAGCAGTTGTTTTTCCAATGCTTGGAATTCTTGGGACATTTATTAGTATTGCTATTTCTATGCCAAAATTTGAAACTGAGAATTTTGGTAATTTAGAAATAGAAATTTCAGGGCTTCTTAGCGGTGTTGGAACTGCATTTTATATATCTATTTATGGTATTTTCCTTGCATTATGGTGGTTGTTTTTTGAAAAATATGGTATGAGTAGATTTGAGAAAATTATAAATAGGCTTAGAAACGATACAAGCGGATTTTTTTGGACAAAAGAAGATATAGAACAGAGATATCTAAGTGAGAGTTTAAAACATTTTGATAAAATAGGGGTTATTTTCGGTTATGTTGCAAATCAAGAGTTTTTTAATGAATTAAATAATTCTGTTGAGAAAAAATTTGAAACATTTAAAAATATTCTTCTTACAGAAGAAAAAGCGGTCAAACTTAGCTCAGAACATATAAAACATACTTCAGATATGCTTCTTCGCTCGCAAAGAGATCAAAAAGATATAGTAAAAGTTCACGCAGAAATGCTAAACATACTTCATGCATTTAGTTCAAATCTCAAAGAATTACAACTTGATTTTTCTAAACAATATACTAGATTGCACGATCTTTCCGAAGATAGATTGAGCAAGATAGAAAAAATCATATCTACTTTTGAAGAAAATATTTATAAATTTAATCTTTCATTAAATAAATTTAGCGAAAACATTTTAGATAAGCAAAAGATATCTATGGAAGGTTTTCAAAAGAGCATTTTTGAGGGAATGAAATCTTTTAAAGAAGTTTTTGAGAAAGAAAATTCTGATATTTATGATACAAATAGTCAAGAGATGATTGGCGAATATAAGAAAAATGTTGATAAATTAGATGAAGAGGTTAATAAAGTTCTAGATAAAATTAACAAATTAGATGAAGATATGTCCCAAGAAAGTAGTAAATGA